The following are from one region of the Rhinoraja longicauda isolate Sanriku21f chromosome 3, sRhiLon1.1, whole genome shotgun sequence genome:
- the LOC144590621 gene encoding E3 ubiquitin-protein ligase Topors-like isoform X1, which produces MASTTEDLDAENQFSPEPETSKIQHGVRADVSPDAKCPICLDRFDNMSYIDRCFHKFCFRCIQEWSRNKAECPLCKQPFSSIFHSVRTENDFQEYVLKATENGSFGSPGGQRFRYRTTLTRDRRMAHQPRSSPVISQLPDNGVVFEGLGRQPRAQQGRSLRRMMTRLSARRRAQSQGASTRQIQEQEMVSFRRELYRSGVRVRNVQDGGRYRDVSAEFFRRNTACLHRLIPWLKRELCVLFGSHGSIVNIVQHIIMSNIIRYDMEGEAFQEELRPFLLSRTNHFLHEFISFARAPFNMESYDQRANYDCPAPSYEDESDSDLSVIAISPDVANPRQGDRPTPNPSELALSLSQATWDDETPGPSYSVTETLEAGNSSPDEASVVSEEVSSQLESSLPVVPIKADPATKEDNSIRSVDDCLIVGYVKPLAERTPELIELSSDSEVSTHVANTEVVGQPMHTRFHSISASSYCLSTRSSSTRSTVSRDRWKRKKSKRKKRKKSKREKHRKKSSHSGGSTSSSGRHKARELNRVRSRSKDRSRYRSQSRDKHDLQRHQRSGIADRTMVSYSYNRNEHRAKDWSQRTRRDHYSLGGRARSASRETCGYQTHNRKRSRNRERASCTRSRTGSQNSDNVVHRRRPRSRSWSRGYALVRDRRRTRSRERTYSYMREYQERDRGFSYQWERYSYHSRAHNGHDSLVRTRTHHRRTSPCSDYRIRSSSESTSLRSPCSHREDVYYQYRNYHSRSPSSTRSRTTSGRTDKLRQEKPGGKRKYKTHYLESSSSKEDKSANLQIASEIHTLPRREGSSPRPHSQCSSYSKSGSVVAESTIGSEPKSKRHREKRRSSSVEIVYEGKATEASRHHKRKKKHKKQRKEKSSERTDCSNQSPIVITIESDTDEVTVASMDSDNSTVSKKANHLKNSSFDLVEQHIMQTQAAQDLSSATANTLFRNTSTESLDVCGLPTDSDLSPPNPNGQTCVKPEGGNPVTNAGDHRDHRDHREEQSSRQHCPSPRPTLPKSTSDRPSLILKIPKRFFNGTNLFNNSMKNA; this is translated from the coding sequence ATGGCGTCAACCACAGAGGATTTGGATGCAGAAAACCAATTTTCTCCAGAACCTGAAACCAGCAAAATTCAGCATGGAGTGCGAGCCGATGTATCGCCTGATGCAAAGTGTCCCATCTGTCTGGACAGATTTGACAACATGTCTTACATCGATCGGTGCTTCCACAAATTTTGCTTTCGGTGCATTCAGGAATGGTCCCGCAACAAAGCAGAATGCCCTCTGTGTAAACAGCCTTTCAGCTCCATTTTCCACAGTGTACGAACTGAAAATGATTTCCAAGAGTATGTCCTGAAGGCAACAGAGAATGGCTCCTTTGGCAGTCCAGGCGGCCAGCGATTTCGGTATCGCACAACACTAACTCGAGATCGCCGCATGGCCCACCAGCCACGGAGCTCCCCAGTTATTTCCCAGTTGCCTGACAATGGAGTGGTGTTTGAGGGTCTGGGGCGACAGCCCCGGGCACAACAGGGCCGCAGCTTGCGCCGCATGATGACTCGGCTGAGCGCCCGCAGGAGGGCACAGTCCCAAGGTGCATCCACTCGCCAAATCCAAGAACAGGAAATGGTCAGCTTCAGGCGAGAATTGTACCGGTCAGGCGTGAGGGTCAGGAATGTACAAGATGGCGGTCGTTACCGTGATGTCTCTGCTGAGTTCTTCCGCCGCAACACTGCGTGCCTCCATCGCCTGATACCATGGCTAAAGCGGGAGCTCTGCGTCTTGTTCGGCTCCCATGGTTCTATTGTCAACATTGTCCAACACATCATCATGTCCAATATTATCCGGTATGACATGGAAGGGGAGGCATtccaagaggagttgagacccttcctgcTTAGTCGCACCAACCACTTTTTGCATGAGTTTATCAGTTTCGCGAGGGCTCCATTTAACATGGAATCGTATGACCAGCGAGCCAACTATGACTGTCCAGCGCCATCCTACGAGGACGAAAGTGACTCCGATTTGTCTGTCATTGCAATCTCACCTGACGTTGCTAATCCTCGGCAGGGAGACAGACCAACTCCTAACCCCTCAGAGCTGGCACTTAGCCTAAGTCAGGCAACATGGGATGATGAAACGCCTGGCCCTTCCTACTCAGTCACGGAGACCTTGGAGGCAGGAAATTCCTCACCTGATGAAGCCTCTGTTGTTTCTGAAGAGGTTTCATCGCAACTTGAATCATCATTGCCAGTGGTGCCAATAAAGGCTGATCCTGCAACAAAGGAGGACAACTCAATCCGATCGGTAGATGATTGCTTAATCGTGGGTTATGTGAAACCTTTAGCTGAGAGGACTCCTGAGTTGATTGAACTGAGTTCAGACTCCGAGGTTTCCACACATGTCGCGAACACAGAGGTTGTTGGGCAGCCCATGCATACACGTTTCCACAGCATCAGTGCTAGTAGTTACTGCTTGTCAACCAGGTCATCCTCAACCAGATCCACTGTCTCCAGGGATCGGTGGAAAAGGAAGAAATCAAAacggaagaagaggaagaaatcAAAGAGAGAGAAGCATCGAAAAAAAAGTTCCCATTCTGGAGGCAGCACCTCGTCTTCGGGTAGACACAAGGCAAGGGAATTAAACAGGGTTAGAAGTCGTTCCAAGGATCGATCCAGGTACCGATCGCAAAGCAGAGACAAACATGATCTTCAGAGGCACCAGCGATCAGGCATCGCAGATAGAACTATGGTGTCTTACTCGTACAATAGAAATGAGCATCGAGCCAAGGACTGGAGCCAAAGGACCAGGAGAGACCATTATTCTTTGGGAGGTAGAGCGAGGTCAGCCAGCCGAGaaacctgtggctatcaaacacaTAACAGAAAGAGGTCACGGAACCGAGAGAGGGCGTCATGTACAAGAAGTCGAACAGGGTCCCAGAACAGTGACAACGTGGTTCACAGGCGCCGACCTAGATCACGCTCTTGGAGCAGAGGCTATGCTTTAGTGAGAGACAGGAGAAGGACCAGAAGCAGGGAGAGGACATACAGTTATATGAGGGAATACCAGGAAAGAGACAGGGGGTTCTCATATCAGTGGGAAAGATACAGTTACCATAGTAGAGCACACAATGGTCATGATTCATTAGTCAGAACCAGAACTCACCATAGGAGAACATCACCTTGTTCTGATTATAGAATACGGTCTAGTTCTGAAAGTACAAGTTTAAGAAGCCCGTGTAGTCACAGGGAAGACGTTTATTATCAGTACAGAAATTATCATTCAAGAAGTCCATCGAGTACCAGATCTAGAACTACATCTGGGCGCACTGATAAGTTGAGGCAAGAGAAACCTGGGGGCAAAAGAAAGTATAAAACTCATTATTTGGAAAGTTCATCCAGCAAAGAAGACAAAAGTGCAAATTTACAGATTGCATCAGAGATTCACACTTTGCCCAGGAGGGAGGGAAGCTCTCCCAGGCCTCATTCACAATGCAGCAGTTACTCGAAGAGTGGTTCTGTGGTGGCTGAGAGCACGATAGGCAGTGAGCCCAAGTCGAAAAGGCacagagagaagcggaggagttcCAGTGTAGAAATAGTGTATGAAGGAAAGGCAACAGAGGCAAGCCGGCATCACAAGCGAAAGAAGAAACACAAGAAGCAGAGGAAGGAGAAAAGCAGCGAAAGGACAGATTGCTCAAATCAGTCACCAATTGTCATAACTATTGAAAGCGATACCGATGAGGTGACTGTTGCAAGCATGGATAGTGATAACAGCACTGTAAGCAAAAAAGCTAACCATCTTAAGAATAGCAGTTTTGATCTTGTTGAACAACACATCATGCAGACTCAGGCTGCCCAGGATCTCTCCAGTGCAACAGCCAATACTTTATTCAGGAACACCAGCACAGAGTCGTTAGATGTGTGTGGGCTGCCCACTGATTCGGATCTTTCTCCTCCAAATCCAAACGGACAGACTTGTGTTAAACCAGAAGGTGGAAATCCAGTGACCAATGCAGGCGATCATCGGGATCATCGGGATCATCGGGAAGAGCAAAGCAGCAGACAACATTGTCCTTCACCAAGGCCAACTCTTCCCAAAAGCACTTCAGACAGGCCATCTTTGATACTGAAAATCCCAAAGAGGTTCTTTAATGGCACCAACCTATTTAATAATTCAATGAAAAATGCATAG